The Mustela nigripes isolate SB6536 chromosome 8, MUSNIG.SB6536, whole genome shotgun sequence DNA segment GGATCGCCGCTCCGAGCCCGCCCGAGTGGAGGCATGAGGCTGCGCCGGGATGCTCATGCCCTGCGGAGGACAGGGGCCACGGGTCAGGGGCGTGGCTGTCctgcgggggcgcggggggggcgggggagctggCCCACTCAGGGTGCTACAAGGTACCCATGTCCCTATCGCGTTCTTGGCGACTCCATGCTAAGCTCTGGGTCCCTGTCTTCCCAGCTTCCCATCCCTACTTGTCACCTCTCCTCTTCGCTGGTCCTTCTGAACCGCTGGTCCTTCTGCTGGAATCTGAACGTGTTCAACGTCCTCCAGCAAAGCAAATAATACAACTTTCCCTTCACACTTTGTCTTTCCTGTCTCAGCCAGAAGTTGCCTTTACTTTCAGGAGGGAGGATGGTGGGTGTCTATCCACCCCCGCCCTTGTTGCTTTCACCACGGGGCCTCAGACTTTTCCAAGCATTTGAGATCACAGCTCCTTCCTCAACACCCttgcctccctcccctttcccttggTCGCCCttgtcctctgccctcctccccataAACGCCCTCTCCCTGAGTAAGCTCATCCTTGCTGTGACCTTCCCTCAACATTGCCATCCTGATGACAGACAGCTGTCCCCCTCCTAGGCTCTCTTCTGTGCCCAAAAATCCAACTGCCTAACAGACCTCATTACCTGGATGTTCCACAAACCCCAAAACTCAAGCTTCCCACCTCAGTGCTCGGCACCCTGCTTCCTAGCTCCTCAAGCCAGACCCAGTGACATCCCAGCTGGTTCCTTTGTCCCCTGTGGCCAGTCTGGCCCCCAGGTCTGTCCTTTCAGCTTCCTAGTATTCTTTCAAACACACCCCCTTTTTTCTCATGGCCAACGCCGTTGAACGTGCCCACATGTCTGGACTGGGAACTGCCACAACTGTGCCATAGTCTCCCCTCAGGACCTCTGCAATCAACGCTCCACAGCAGCCAGTGGGAGTTATCAAAATCATGGGCTGAGCCACATCACCCTCACCCTCCGTCTGGAAACCTCCATGCAGCTCGCTGTCACACAGAGAATATGTAACCTTGTCACCACTACCTCCAAGGGCCTTGATGACCTGCTCTGTCTCTGGCCTCaactcctctttccttccctttctcacaCCACCTGAGATCCTCTCTACCTCACGGCCTTTGCACATGCAGTTCACGCTGTGCTAACTTCCAGACTTAGTGAGTCCCTCTcctgttttaactttttgaggctccacacccaacacaaggctcaaactcaccacctcAAGATAAAACTCACATGCTctattgagccagccaggaacccttcctgttttaactttttactgAAGCCTTCTTCTACTTCTCTGTGGTCTTTGCCAGTTATCCACATGGCTCATTTCTTTACTCTATTCAGACCTGGCTTAACTGTCTCTGACTCACCACACCTAACCTCCGGTCCTGTTTACCCCACTTGAAATTCTGCTTATTTGTTCACGTATTTCCTACCTCCCTTCTAAAAGGTAAGTTCTGCAAggaacatgattttattttattcactgaaCCCAGTGAATggacccagcacagtgcctgggatacagcaggcactcaatagACATTTgctgaatttaaaaaggaaagaatgaaccTTCCGGAAATGCAACTCCACTTGGCTCACATCCCTGATGAAAACCTCAGAGGCTCCCACTTCCCAACCTCACCGCGCTTTTCCAACCTGAGCACCCAGGTGATTAACACTCTCTGTGCCAGCCCCTCTGACTCCACAAGCCCCCCATGCTGCCTGGTATCCCATCCTGGAATCTCCACCCTCCACAGCCCAGGAGGCTCCAGTGTGGCCAGGCACCTGATGGCAGTACCTGGGTGTCTGTCGGGGGCTCATCCGTGCTGGCGCGGCTGCTGTTGAGGTATCTGAGCTTGTCCTTCTTATCGATGGTATAGAAGCCCTCGCTGCGGGCACAGCCCGTCACGTGCTCACGAATGCCATCATCCCGTTTCTTTTTCTTAGCTGAAGAGAGgctggtgggtgggtgtgggttaAGGGCCACAGGGACATTCTTGAAGAGCCCCTCCCACTCCTTCCTGGGAGGAACAGCCCTACAGCCCAGCCTGCCTACCCTCGGGCTGATCTCCAGGAGgctccaccgcccccccccaacaGCTAAGCCACTGCCAAGAGGCTGCCCGCAGGCTAACCCTGCTGATGGTCTGACCTCTGTTGGGTAGGGGTACCAGGTGCACGGCCCTGGTGTGGTCTTAACAATGCCTCTCTGAATGAGTACATATGCTTAGGTACTTAGCAGACTTCCTGAAGTGGAGGTACTCAGTAAATTAGCTTGATACAGTGGTGACAATGACCACTCCCAACTTGACAGTGCTTAACCAACAATCCAGGTAGCATCGTATCGTGGTCCAGAGCCCAGAGTCTGGAAGCAGAGTTGCCTGGATTCAACTCTCAGCTCTGCTCCTTCATAGCTGTGGGGCTTCAGGCAGGTCagtcaacctctctgagcctcagtgtctatATAGATAAGATGGGAATAATAGCCCACACCTCCCTGGGCTGTTGGGAAGATTAATGAGGTGACGAGGGCAGCTAGGATGGGGCCCTCAGTCTCCGCAACTGTGATATTGTACATTCACGTTGCTACCTTGGGCCCCGAGACCTGCACAGGGTGAGATGGGCCTGGCCCGGAAGGTGTGTTTCAGAGTGCCAGTGAGGACTCTGCACGGAGCCCACATCATGCCGGCCCAGACTCGGCTAGTAGGTGATGGGCATTTGTGCTGGTGCCTGTGTGGGTGTCCTGGGAGACAGGGCCCAGGGAGGTTGGCGAGGACCACGCCCCGTAGGCTAGGATATAGGGATGGTAGACCCAGAGGGTGTCATTGAGCCAGTCCATGCCGTTGTCCTGCTGCAGCAGCCGCTCATAGGTGACACACAGAAAGCGGATGTCCTCCTCATCGATGCCACCATTCCAGATGTCATACAGGATGGTCATCTCCTCAAACTCCGACCGGGGCCGGAAGAGGGGTTGTGGTGGCGAGAGCTCGGGCGAGACTGGGGCCACCAGGTCCTCGTGGCGCTTCTTAGGCGGCCGGCGCCAGGGCCCCCGAACCTTGGCCAGGTCCATAAACTCCTCAGTGACTTCATCGCGCCCACGAGAGCCTGGAGGGATGGCTTCCGAGGGCCACTGGTTCTCTAGCTCCTTAAAGGGCAGCTTGGACTCAacagggggtggtggtgggggcggaggaggctgggggggcaggggtggtgggggggctgGGATCCCCGCGTTCCGGAAGTCCAGGGTCACGGCCCGGGGGTCATGGGTGCTAGGAAAGACAGGGGTCTGTGGCTGGCCTGGCAGGAGCAGGAGGTCCCTGCCGAGGGTGGCGCCCCCTGGCGCCCGGACCAAGGGCCCATCCAAGGAGAGCACAGCCGGCGGGGATCGCCGGGGCCTGCCCGGCTTCCTCTTgattgggggtgggcagggggccagCGGCGCTGGCAACAGAGGTGGCAGCTGGGCAGGGGCCCGTGTCTGGGCCCGCAGGACGGGGACAGGCAATGCTAGGGGCAGGGGCAAGGgcaaaggcagggggagaggcaggcccgTCTCCAGGAGCACCGGGGAGGCCAGGGGGCCAGACCGCTCATCGCGCCGGCCAGCTGGGAGGGGACAGACAGGCAGGAGCAGGGGCCCGCCAGGCTCGGGGAAGGTGGGTGTGAAGCTGAAGTCCCGACCAGGTGTCCTGGGGAGGCCCCCACTGCTCAAGCTCGGGGACTGGGAAGGGTAGGAGAAGGGGCTGCCAGGCACCTGCGGGGAGCTCAGTGACAGGCCGCTGCTGCCCCCTGAAAGTGGGGGCTCCCCGCTCGGCGTGGCCGGCACTGTCTCTGTACTCTGTGACTTGGCCAGGCTGCCACAGAGGCCTGGAGTACGCGGGGGCTGCTCCTCTGCAGAGGGCTCCAGAGGGACGGGTGGGTGCGAGGGGGCTTCTGGGGTCTCAGGCTCTGGTGGTGGGCTAGGCGGCCGGGGCGGTCGTGGGGGTGGTAACGGCGGCTGCAGGGGTAAGGAGAGCAGCGCAGGGGGGTCCACTTCCAGGTTCTCCTCTGCAAAGAGGTGGGCACAAACCAGACCATTAGTATTCGATTCAAACATCTCTTGGTGCCCTATTTATGTTGCCACACTGTGTGCTTAATACCTGGCCTCATAGCCATCTGAGACCCCTCCAGTTCTCTGAGTATGGGGACTGTCCCCGTATAGCTAAACTACTCACGGCTTCTCAATGCTCAGCCCACTgtcaggcacacagtaggtgcctgATAAATGATGGTGGAATAAATGAAAGACATAAGAAGACATGGTTGCTAGCTTTTGACATTATGTCCTTAGAATGGTGTCCGTGTGAACAGGAAATGTCCTGTGGACCAAGAAAATGAGCTCTGCTATTGAGTAAAATTCAAGTCCCTTTTTCTGCAGGACTTATCAGAACCTTTCTCCTAACATTTATCTCCACTGtcatataatacatttttctagCTTAGTACATTTTAGTACATTTTCTAGCTTAATACATTTTTCCAccctgtaagctccatgaaggcagataCTTTTGTCTGTTTGGCCCAGTGTTGTATTGTCAATGCCTAAAATAATACTGGGGACACAAAATAGGCTAAATAAGTACCTACGACAGTATTAAAGACCGGTGGTTCTGTAGCCAAATTATACAGAATTACAGAAAATACAatagtgtttttttccccctaaaggaCTTATTAGAGGTACGAACTAATCATGCATGACTATGTAAACTTAAACtaattaaacttaaataaaattacaaattcagtTCTActtgccacatttcaagtgctcttAGCAACACTGTGTCTAACGGCTATGGGACTGGACAGGGCAGAGAGGGGACATTTCTATCATTACAGAAAGGTCCACTGGGCAGTACGTTAGAGCACTGAGTATGCTCTGTGTGGCTCCATAAAAATGGTGGAGGGGGCAGTGTCCACggcctcccccacctgcctgtcACCGAAATGACCATGCAcgtctgccccccacccccttcctccccaccttcctgggAGCATCCCATAGGACTCACGGGCCAAGGCCCAAACGGTGGGGAATTACTCGCACCAAGGACTGTCTGGAGTTCTGGCTGGGCGCCAGGCTCCACGCTGGCACACCATGTCCCCTCCCTCTGTCGTTCCATCTGACCTCACGGGAGAGACACAATCCACTGACCCCGTGTTAACAGACGAGGAAACCGGAGCTTGGGAAGGTTCAGCGATTCACCCAAAGGAGCCTGGGCTCATTCTGTGAGTGAGGccatcctgcctccctccccaccaccccacagtGGGTGCAGGTGTTACCTGGGGTGCGCTCGGGGGACGGCGGGGGCCGGGCCTCTGGCTCTCCTCCGGCGGGGGGCTCTGGAGACAGCAGCCTGGCCACTTCCTGCTTCAGGCCCGGCTCTGGGGGGGGCTCCTTGCAGCTAGCCGGCACCTCGATGCACACAGGCAAGGGGGGCTCTTCCGGCACGGGGGTCCGCTCCCTGGGGGCTTCCTCCTCAGCCTCGATGtccacctcctcctccatgaCCGAGGACTCCGTCGCAGGGGCCCCCGTGGCTACGTCCTCCTCAAAGTCCTCGTCGGGAGCCGCCGGAGCCATACTTTCATCCActgctgcctcttcctcctccccctcctcctcctcttcctcctcctcctcctcctcctcttcttcctcctcctcctccctcgcCACCAGCTCTTCTTCATCCTCCGAGGATGATGACGAGGACTCAGAGCTTGATTCGAACTCAGAAGACTCAGAACTCTCGCTGGAGGACTCAGCTCCAGCCTTGGAGGTGGCGATGCTCACGGTCTCCTCTGGGGCAGGGGACACAGGCGGGAGCCCTTCAGCATCTGCTGCGCTCCAGGGACGCTTCCCCGCAGCTCCCGCAGCTCCCGCACGTGTGGCCCCTCGGGCTGCACGGGGCCCTCGGGTGGCCGGGGGACATGTGCATGTGCCCACGCGTGCTCACGTGTGGTAACTAGTCACCATCGTAAAAAACTGAGATGAATCCACAGAACATAAAACTAACCGTATTAAGGAGAGTAATTCAGCGGTGGTGAGTACATCCGCAGTGCTGTACAACTACCTCTAGTTCCAAGACATCCTCAGGAGCTCAAGAAGCCAGCCAGCACCTTTAGCGTGGGATCAGGCCTCCAGCCTCCCAGCGTCAGACCCAAGCAACCACTAGTTTCCTTTCTGTCTCCAGGGACTGACCTACCCTGGCCGTGTCGATGTACACGGAACTGTCCCTTACGTCACGCCCGGGCACGCCACTGAGCTTACGTGCCGAAGGCCAGAAATCCTGCCCCAAAAGTATAGCTGAGAACTGCCCAGGCTGTGTCCTGCAGGGGACCCCGGGCCGGGCCAGGCGCCTCGGCCCACGCCGCTCACCTCCGTCCGAGTCCCCTTCGTCCTTCTCACTCGCCTCCGAGAGGGCCATGTCCTCGTCATCGTTCTCAGACTCCTCCTGGTCCTCACTGTCGCCGTCATCCTGGGAGAGACGGACGGGGGGAGCCAGGGTGAGCCAAAGGGGCCCCTTCGTCGGGCCCAGCACCCCAGGCCTCCCCAACCCAAACGTACCTTATCCGACATAGATGAGGTCGAGGAAGAGGAGGCCTGGCTCCGggggccttcctcctcctcctcctcctcctcctcctcgtcctcctcgtcctcctcctcgccctcttcttcttcctcggTGCTTTCCCGTTCCTCCTTGTCAGAGGCCGAGGACGACGGTGAGGTCGTGGAGGAGCCCGAGGACGAGGACGCCGATGACGAGGAGGACACCGACAGGGACTCCTTCTCGTCCTCCTCCCCACCGCTGTCCAGCTCCAGCGGCCGGGCTGGCCGTCGCCGCACACCGACACCCTTGGGGTCCCGCTTAGTGAGCTCGCAGGGAGCGTCCGCCATgtcccgctcccgctcccgctctGACTctgaggggagagaggggtgTCTGAGCTGGGCTGGGGAAACGCTGGGGGACAGCCCAGCCCCGGCTGAGGGGGGCATATACCTTCATCTTCCTCATCCACAGACGTTGAAGGTCGCAGGCGCTTCTGGTCACCAGAAGAGGCTGTGTCTGGCGGCTCCTTTCTCTTGACCTTGAAGGACGGCAGGCGGATGGCCCCCCGCAGCCCGATGCCCAGGCCAAGGCCCTCGTAGCCCAGGCCCTCGCCCTTGCCCCACGACTCCAGCAGACATGAGGCGATGCGGTCCTTGGGCTTTGGCCTGTCCTCGTCCTTGTGCTCACCGGACTTCACTGGGGTCAGTGAGGCCTGGGGGTGCCAGAGCGGAGGAGACTGTCACCATGGTTACGGGCGGCCCTCTCTCAGCAGCCCGCCTTCCCTCAAAAGTGACAGCCACATCGTAACTGCTGCTTCCTTCCCACAAAACTGGCTGCGCTTTGTGCCCACGGCTCAAGACACAAGCAGCGCTCCACTCTGCCTCCCTGAACCCCGACATCCCCACCCACAGAGCGGGTGCACACCCGTGTCACGCACACACAAGCTTCACGGAGTCACACGCACGCTGTCCTACTTAGGAGTTAGAGGGAGCGCTGTCTCCAGTAACACAGCTTGGGAGAGGAGTGGGGGCTGGCCGGCCTACCTTGGCCATCCGCTCCTTCTTGTCCCACCACTCGTCAAAGGCCCGGAAAGCCACCACCTCCACCATCTTGCGGTTCAAGTCACGCTTCATGATGGCCTTGAGCTCTTTGAGTACCACCAGCAGGACGCCATCGACAGTGGCCTTGTGTGGGTCTTCCTGGCGTGGCACGTAGCCTGGTGGCGGCACTGACGGGTCAAACTTCGGGAGGGGAGGCCAGGGCTGCCCGCGGCCCGGCCCGCTGTTGCCCAGGGAGAACGGGCCACGGTAGGGCGGCAGGTTGACAAACTGTAGCCCCGCTgaggccgccgccgccgccgcagccatGAAGGGTGGGTAGGGACAAGCGCCCTGGCCGGTCATCAGCCGGCTCAGCATCTGCGTTTGCATCTGGAAGGACATGGGCATGCCACCCCACTGGCCACCCAGCACGTGGCTCATATCCACCTGCATCACCGGAAAGAGCCCGGGAGGGAAGGGCGGCAGCGGTGGCAGGATGGGCGGGGGTGGGACACCGGGTGGGGGTgctggcaggggtggtgggggcacAGTCACAGCTGGGTGGgccgggggcggtgggggtgggggcggcggcggaggggggggcgggggggtgggagccAGCACAGGGGGGGCCgccacagcccctgcccctggggtCACCACCATGGGTTTGGGGCAGTCGGCGCTGGTGATGGGGGCTGAGGGCATCTCATCATCCGAGATCTCCATGTCCTCGCCCGAGGACTGCTGGCCCTGCAGGGAGAGCCAGGAGAGAGTGCCGAGGTTAAGCCTGGGAGACCACGCTGGCTCATAGAGCCCTTCCAAACACCAGAAAGTCAGAGAATTCCCCCTCAAGACTCAGAAGCACTGCAGATCCTGTGGTTCAGATCCTGGTCCCCTCCCTTCTGGACCATGTAGGCTCGGTGAGTCTCTTAGTCTTGCTAAACCCCAGTTTTCCTGCTTGCATAATGAGCATCTCAGTACCTGCCTCACGGTTCAtgaggattcattcattcactcattcaacaaacacttgcATGGCAcctgctgtgggccaggcactgttctaggtgctgggaacACAGTGGTGAACAAGATGGGTAAAATTCTTGCTGTCATGGAGCTAAGCTTCTAGAGGGAAGAGGCAAAGGATAAGCAGAATGTAGAAGTGAAATACGTAGCCCAccatggagagagaggaagctggggagggagacagggtgTGGCGAGAGAAGCACATTCCATCAGCTTGAGAGATTCTGTCTGTACCCAGAGAAGGTAATACTAAGGTGCGACACTGCTGCCATTTCCACCCATCTTTCTAACGACTTGATATATGGACTGAGTCAAGTAGTCTGCAGGACGACTCTACAAGGTAGATCTGTTATCTCCTTTTTTACCAAGGAAACCGGAACACAGAAagcttaagtaacttgcccaagccCATAGAGCCAATAAAGAGATGGCACCAGGATTCAAACCAAGACGTGgctcccctgcctcctctcccagtCAGCCTGCCATCCTCATTGCGACGGGGCCAGCTGTCCAAGGTGACATTTGAGTTAAAGGTTTGGCAGTTTTAAGGCTGTATAAACAGGAGGTATGTCTTTTCCCTTCCTTAGTCACTCTTCGTATCTGCTCCTGAGACCGCACGCTGAGCACGGCCGTGTGGGGCTGAGTACTGTGGGTACAGTGTTTCATTTTTCATCCGTGCTCTAGCCTTGTGAGGTGGGGGGTCGACTCCAGCCCCCGACAGATGAGAAAACGGCCACTGGCCAAGGAGGCACAGCCAGTCGGAGAGAAGGCTGGGACTCAAGCTCAGGATGGATCCCCATGGAATCTAGGGACAGGGTAccaggtgaggaggggaggggccgaggaCGACCCCAGCTCTGAAATGGGCACAGAAGGGGGCACTTTGGTGTACATGGCAGAGGTGGAGTGAAAAGGCAGAGCAGAGGTGGGAGAAAGAGGCTCTAATGTCAGGACAGGAGGTGAGAAagtggctcaggtcttgatctagATGAACCTGGCTGAGGAGACAGAGCGTTTGTAAGTTGGAGACGGAGAGTGCA contains these protein-coding regions:
- the SETD1B gene encoding histone-lysine N-methyltransferase SETD1B is translated as MENSHPPHHHHQQPPPQPGPSGERRNHHWRSYKLMIDPALKKGHHKLYRYDGQHFSLAMSSNRPVEIVEDPRVVGIWTKNKELELSVPKFKIDEFYVGPVPPKQVTFAKLNDNIRENFLRDMCKKYGEVEEVEILYNPKTKKHLGIAKVVFATVRGAKEAVQHLHSTSVMGNIIHVELDTKGETRMRFYELLVTGRYTPQTLPVGELDAVSPLVNETLQLSDALKRLKDGSLSAGCGSGSSSVTPNSGGTPFSQDTAYSSCRLDTPNSYGQGTPLTPRLGTPFSQDSSYSSRQPTPSYLFSQDPTVTFKARRHESKFTDAYNRRHEHHYVHNSCAVTAVAGAPAAFRGSVDLPFGAVSGSGGNCGPPFKAQSQDSATFAHTPPPAQATPTPGVTFKSTFSPYQTPVPPFPPPPEEPATTTTFGGRDSGEFRRAPVPPPLPPAEPLTKEKPGTPPGPPPPEANSMELGGRPTFGWSPEPCDSPGTPTLESSPAGLEKPHDSLDSRIEMLLKEQRTKLPFLREQDSDTELQMEGSPISSSSSQLSPLAPFGTNSQPGFRGPTPPSSRPSSTGLEDISPTPLPDSDEDDELDLGLGPRPPPEPGPPDPSGLLGQTAEVALDLAGDRTPTSEKMDEGQQSSGEDMEISDDEMPSAPITSADCPKPMVVTPGAGAVAAPPVLAPTPPPPPPPPPPPPPPPAHPAVTVPPPPLPAPPPGVPPPPILPPLPPFPPGLFPVMQVDMSHVLGGQWGGMPMSFQMQTQMLSRLMTGQGACPYPPFMAAAAAAASAGLQFVNLPPYRGPFSLGNSGPGRGQPWPPLPKFDPSVPPPGYVPRQEDPHKATVDGVLLVVLKELKAIMKRDLNRKMVEVVAFRAFDEWWDKKERMAKASLTPVKSGEHKDEDRPKPKDRIASCLLESWGKGEGLGYEGLGLGIGLRGAIRLPSFKVKRKEPPDTASSGDQKRLRPSTSVDEEDEESERERERDMADAPCELTKRDPKGVGVRRRPARPLELDSGGEEDEKESLSVSSSSSASSSSGSSTTSPSSSASDKEERESTEEEEEGEEEDEEDEEEEEEEEEEGPRSQASSSSTSSMSDKDDGDSEDQEESENDDEDMALSEASEKDEGDSDGEETVSIATSKAGAESSSESSESSEFESSSESSSSSSEDEEELVAREEEEEEEEEEEEEEEEEEGEEEEAAVDESMAPAAPDEDFEEDVATGAPATESSVMEEEVDIEAEEEAPRERTPVPEEPPLPVCIEVPASCKEPPPEPGLKQEVARLLSPEPPAGGEPEARPPPSPERTPEENLEVDPPALLSLPLQPPLPPPRPPRPPSPPPEPETPEAPSHPPVPLEPSAEEQPPRTPGLCGSLAKSQSTETVPATPSGEPPLSGGSSGLSLSSPQVPGSPFSYPSQSPSLSSGGLPRTPGRDFSFTPTFPEPGGPLLLPVCPLPAGRRDERSGPLASPVLLETGLPLPLPLPLPLPLALPVPVLRAQTRAPAQLPPLLPAPLAPCPPPIKRKPGRPRRSPPAVLSLDGPLVRAPGGATLGRDLLLLPGQPQTPVFPSTHDPRAVTLDFRNAGIPAPPPPLPPQPPPPPPPPPVESKLPFKELENQWPSEAIPPGSRGRDEVTEEFMDLAKVRGPWRRPPKKRHEDLVAPVSPELSPPQPLFRPRSEFEEMTILYDIWNGGIDEEDIRFLCVTYERLLQQDNGMDWLNDTLWVYHPSTSLSSAKKKKRDDGIREHVTGCARSEGFYTIDKKDKLRYLNSSRASTDEPPTDTQGMSIPAQPHASTRAGSERRSEQRRLLSSFTGSCDSDLLKFNQLKFRKKKLKFCKSHIHDWGLFAMEPIAADEMVIEYVGQNIRQVIADMREKRYEDEGIGSSYMFRVDHDTIIDATKCGNFARFINHSCNPNCYAKVITVESQKKIVIYSKQHINVNEEITYDYKFPIEDVKIPCLCGSENCRGTLN